A stretch of Lactiplantibacillus brownii DNA encodes these proteins:
- a CDS encoding alpha/beta hydrolase, translating into MVRRFRRVFQLILLVFVIGATVILIGARNNDPKITKVTSQLKPQAALKLSHHYQKSKTATVFLHGYNGGAYSTNYLIKHAEKAGAAQKALVVHVYKNGVMAFKGYWHQSIKNPMVQVVFQDNHASQKTQVYWLHQVLVQLKTRYGVARYNAVGHSLGANDIVNQALKYGHDKRLPKLNKIVTIGGPFDGLTGYLNAETEHQVRQVAAKPVRFTHHFAAMLKHRQNFPQNVKMLNVIGDTDDGFNNDGYVSVASARSIGYVLQHKLATYEEQFYSGTTAAHCALNQNPQVARSMISFLW; encoded by the coding sequence TTGGTGAGACGGTTTAGAAGGGTTTTTCAATTAATCCTGTTGGTGTTTGTTATTGGCGCCACAGTCATTTTAATTGGTGCCCGCAATAATGATCCAAAGATTACAAAGGTGACGAGCCAATTAAAGCCACAAGCGGCATTAAAGCTCAGTCATCACTATCAAAAGTCGAAGACCGCCACGGTGTTTTTGCATGGTTATAATGGTGGCGCCTATTCGACGAATTATTTAATTAAACATGCTGAAAAGGCTGGCGCGGCGCAAAAGGCTTTGGTCGTCCATGTTTATAAAAATGGGGTCATGGCGTTTAAAGGATACTGGCATCAGTCAATTAAGAATCCAATGGTTCAGGTTGTTTTTCAAGACAATCATGCTTCACAAAAGACGCAAGTTTATTGGCTACATCAAGTTTTGGTGCAGCTGAAAACCAGATACGGTGTCGCGCGTTATAATGCGGTGGGGCACTCACTGGGTGCTAACGATATTGTTAATCAGGCGCTGAAATATGGGCACGATAAACGATTACCGAAATTGAATAAAATTGTGACGATTGGTGGGCCGTTTGATGGACTGACAGGTTATTTGAACGCTGAAACTGAGCATCAGGTCCGTCAGGTGGCGGCTAAACCGGTGCGTTTTACCCATCATTTTGCGGCCATGTTAAAGCATCGTCAAAATTTCCCTCAAAACGTCAAGATGTTGAACGTGATCGGAGATACTGATGATGGCTTCAATAATGATGGTTACGTCAGCGTGGCTTCAGCCCGGTCGATTGGCTATGTGTTGCAGCATAAGCTGGCAACCTACGAGGAACAGTTTTATAGTGGCACTACGGCGGCGCATTGTGCATTGAACCAAAATCCACAAGTCGCGCGGTCGATGATTTCATTTCTATGGTAA
- a CDS encoding NAD(P)-dependent oxidoreductase: MAKIFISAAIPTSGITALQQAGYEPAVYQGSGLISHADLVASVADAEVLITPLSTQVDRDVIDHAPKLKLIANFGAGFNNIDVNYAANKAIAVTNTPGVSTASTAEVTVGLVLALMHRMVEGDRLMRTTGFNGWAPLFFLGHELQGKTLGIIGMGAIGQAVAKRLHAFGMKIVYTQRRPLDVFTASKTDATELSLEDLLKTADVVSLHVPLTHETQHMLGADQLALMKPSAYLINAARGPLIDEQALLAQLQQGQLAGAALDVYETEPKLTPGFADLKNVVLTPHIGNATVEARDAMAKIVTTNAIAVLAGQAPQAVVNGVEAPTEASD; encoded by the coding sequence TTGGCAAAAATTTTTATTTCAGCAGCGATTCCGACGAGTGGGATTACGGCCTTACAACAAGCTGGTTATGAACCAGCCGTGTATCAAGGAAGTGGCTTGATTAGTCACGCCGACTTGGTTGCGAGTGTCGCGGATGCCGAGGTGCTGATTACGCCACTTTCGACACAAGTGGATCGTGATGTGATCGATCATGCGCCCAAATTAAAATTAATTGCTAATTTTGGTGCTGGTTTTAACAATATTGATGTCAATTATGCGGCTAACAAGGCGATTGCGGTGACGAATACGCCCGGCGTCTCGACGGCAAGTACAGCCGAAGTCACGGTTGGCCTAGTGCTAGCGTTGATGCATCGCATGGTTGAAGGCGACCGGTTGATGCGAACCACCGGCTTTAACGGTTGGGCGCCACTATTTTTCTTGGGGCATGAGTTGCAAGGTAAAACATTAGGAATTATTGGCATGGGAGCGATTGGTCAAGCCGTCGCGAAACGATTACACGCTTTTGGGATGAAAATCGTTTATACACAACGTCGGCCACTAGACGTCTTCACGGCTAGCAAAACGGATGCCACTGAGTTGTCCTTGGAAGACTTGTTGAAGACGGCGGATGTCGTCAGCTTACACGTGCCATTAACTCACGAAACACAACACATGTTGGGTGCTGATCAATTGGCATTGATGAAGCCTAGCGCTTATTTGATCAACGCTGCCAGAGGGCCATTAATTGATGAGCAGGCTTTGTTAGCACAACTGCAACAAGGGCAATTGGCTGGCGCGGCACTGGATGTCTATGAAACGGAACCCAAGCTGACACCGGGCTTTGCGGACTTGAAGAATGTTGTCTTAACGCCGCATATTGGTAATGCCACGGTTGAAGCTCGAGATGCGATGGCGAAGATCGTCACGACTAACGCGATCGCAGTTTTAGCAGGTCAGGCGCCGCAAGCCGTTGTTAATGGGGTTGAGGCCCCGACGGAAGCATCAGATTAG
- the nhaC gene encoding Na+/H+ antiporter NhaC — protein MNKTKSTPKISTLEAVIVLVVVLGIMSIGVIGFSLSPQVPVLLAMGVVTAWAMLRGFPWSAVNAGIKEGIDQGIIPIFIFILIGAMISTWIAAGTIPTLMVIGFKLINIQWFLPSVFIVCTLVGAAVGSAFTVTSTVGIAFFGMGVTMNLNPALVAGAIISGGIFGDKLSPLSETNNLASAVVDTDLFDHIKHLLWTTLPAGLISLGLFAILGHDNANVSLAKIHETVAVLTGNFSISALSLLPIILVFVCAGFKMPAIPTMLLNIFVSAGLILVEQPKMTMTKLTAIINTGFVSKTGNTSVDTLLSRGGIVSMMSMVALIVVTLSLGGLLMKFGLIGQIMTPIAKHLTSDGKLITAGILTCIGVNVFVGEQFLSIILPGRAFRQAFNAGGLADQSLGRVLEDGGTVINYLVPWGVGGVFLTTTLGVPTIQYLPFVFFSLLCPIISIISGFTGIGLAHVGQAKTSQTKLHQAEVN, from the coding sequence ATGAATAAAACCAAAAGTACCCCGAAAATTAGCACCTTAGAAGCAGTGATCGTTTTGGTAGTCGTTTTAGGCATTATGAGTATTGGGGTGATCGGCTTTAGCCTTTCCCCTCAAGTGCCAGTCTTGTTAGCGATGGGCGTGGTTACTGCCTGGGCAATGCTACGCGGCTTTCCTTGGTCCGCAGTGAATGCTGGAATTAAAGAAGGTATTGATCAAGGCATTATTCCTATCTTTATTTTCATTCTGATTGGCGCGATGATTTCGACTTGGATCGCGGCCGGAACGATTCCAACTTTGATGGTTATCGGGTTCAAACTAATCAATATCCAATGGTTCTTGCCATCCGTCTTTATCGTTTGTACCTTAGTTGGTGCGGCAGTAGGGAGTGCCTTCACGGTGACCTCAACGGTTGGGATAGCCTTCTTCGGAATGGGCGTTACAATGAACTTGAATCCGGCATTAGTTGCTGGCGCAATTATTAGTGGTGGCATTTTTGGAGATAAATTATCCCCATTGTCTGAAACCAATAACTTGGCTTCAGCGGTGGTTGATACGGATTTATTCGATCATATCAAGCACTTACTATGGACGACCTTGCCAGCAGGGCTGATCAGTCTTGGTTTGTTCGCGATTTTAGGTCACGATAATGCCAACGTTAGCTTAGCGAAGATTCATGAAACGGTCGCCGTTTTAACGGGTAATTTCAGTATCTCGGCGCTATCATTATTGCCGATTATCTTAGTTTTTGTCTGTGCTGGCTTTAAAATGCCCGCAATTCCCACCATGTTGCTCAATATTTTCGTTTCAGCTGGCCTAATTTTAGTTGAACAACCTAAAATGACAATGACCAAATTAACGGCTATTATCAATACCGGCTTTGTTTCAAAAACTGGCAACACGAGTGTGGACACGTTGTTATCACGTGGTGGCATCGTTAGCATGATGAGTATGGTGGCGTTGATCGTGGTCACTTTATCACTTGGCGGGTTATTGATGAAATTTGGCTTGATTGGTCAGATTATGACGCCTATTGCCAAACATTTGACCAGTGATGGTAAATTAATCACTGCCGGCATCTTAACTTGTATCGGCGTCAACGTCTTCGTTGGCGAACAATTCTTATCCATCATTTTACCTGGACGAGCTTTCCGCCAAGCGTTCAATGCGGGTGGCTTAGCGGATCAATCCTTAGGCCGCGTTTTGGAAGATGGCGGGACAGTCATCAACTACTTAGTGCCTTGGGGCGTTGGTGGGGTCTTCTTGACCACGACACTAGGCGTGCCAACGATTCAATACTTGCCATTCGTGTTCTTTAGCTTACTTTGCCCAATCATTTCGATTATTAGTGGTTTTACGGGTATTGGTCTGGCACATGTTGGTCAAGCTAAGACGAGTCAAACCAAGTTACATCAGGCTGAAGTTAATTAA
- a CDS encoding SIS domain-containing protein, translating into MMMMNNPTMLSYIRREQTVLGSLLSAYPDATAKALANVPKHTQHWLILTTASSLNAAKSAQPYMEKMANIQVDVRDAGAYLTYGHVNPAVDTIIGISLSGTDPIILAAVKRAETGTQATTIAMTAQMDSELVSGTATSFNLLTGKETIPYITLSYNAIVLSLMFLSLRSAADRDLLPVLAVNQELDDFGLIIEHINETIQRANDYYRKFTIDFGLATEFTSIGASSLAGTLAEMQTKFTEIVRVPTHGYPLTEFIHGAYLGAHETHRQFYLEMPTDPTVMATLQAVKTYESRLTPHIYTISFTGEQPTLNDEQTLMLYPIEDPLKVPLLAIIPFQVLAWFIAKAKGINLSHPIFDNFQASLKTNSES; encoded by the coding sequence ATGATGATGATGAATAATCCAACCATGCTCTCGTACATCCGCCGTGAGCAGACGGTTCTTGGTAGTTTGTTGAGTGCTTATCCTGACGCAACTGCCAAAGCACTAGCTAATGTGCCTAAGCATACCCAACACTGGCTCATTTTGACCACCGCGTCCAGCCTTAATGCCGCCAAAAGCGCCCAACCTTATATGGAAAAAATGGCTAACATCCAAGTCGACGTGCGAGATGCCGGCGCTTATTTAACCTATGGTCACGTCAATCCAGCAGTGGATACAATCATTGGTATCTCACTCAGTGGCACCGATCCCATTATTCTGGCCGCTGTTAAGCGTGCCGAAACGGGGACTCAGGCAACGACAATTGCCATGACCGCTCAAATGGACAGTGAACTCGTCAGCGGCACTGCGACAAGCTTTAACTTACTCACAGGCAAAGAAACGATTCCCTACATCACACTAAGTTACAACGCCATCGTGCTTTCGCTCATGTTTTTGAGCTTGCGCAGTGCCGCTGATCGCGACTTATTACCAGTTCTAGCAGTCAATCAGGAGCTTGACGACTTTGGCTTGATTATTGAGCATATCAACGAAACCATTCAGCGTGCAAATGACTACTACCGTAAATTTACGATTGATTTCGGGCTGGCCACTGAATTTACCAGCATTGGCGCCAGCAGTTTGGCCGGAACTTTAGCAGAAATGCAGACCAAGTTCACTGAAATCGTACGAGTGCCAACCCATGGCTACCCGCTCACTGAATTTATCCATGGGGCTTACCTTGGCGCGCATGAAACGCACCGTCAATTTTACCTAGAAATGCCTACTGATCCGACTGTTATGGCCACTTTACAAGCGGTCAAAACTTATGAATCGCGGTTGACCCCCCACATCTACACAATTAGCTTTACAGGTGAGCAACCCACGCTTAATGACGAACAGACCTTGATGCTCTATCCAATTGAAGATCCACTCAAAGTACCATTGTTGGCAATCATTCCGTTCCAAGTTCTAGCCTGGTTCATCGCCAAGGCTAAAGGGATCAATTTATCGCATCCTATTTTCGATAATTTCCAAGCTAGTCTAAAAACTAATAGTGAGTCATAG